In the genome of Streptomyces fagopyri, the window CTACGGCAAACGGCTCTCCCCCGACGCGACCGTCGTGCAGATCGACCTCGACTACCGGACCGTCGGCAAGAACCGTGACATCGACCTGGGGATCGTCGGGGACGCGGGGCTGGTCCTGAAGTCGGTGACCGACGCCGCCTCCGGGCGCGTCAACGGGGGCGCTTCGAGGCGCAAGGAGTGGCTCGACGAACTGCGGGCCGCCGAACAGACGGCACTCGACAAGCGGCTGCCCAGTCTCAGGTCGGACGCCTCGCCCATCCATCCGTACCGCCTGGTGAGCGAGATCAACGACTTCCTCACCGAGGACTCCATCTACATCGGGGACGGCGGCGACATCGTCACCTTCTCCGGGCAGGTGGTGCAGCCCAAGTCGCCGGGCCACTGGATGGACCCGGGTCCGCTCGGCACGCTCGGCGTGGGCATCCCCTTCGTCCTCGCCGCGAAGAAGGCCCGCCCCGACAAGGAGGTCGTGGCCCTCTTCGGCGACGGCGCCTTCTCGCTCACCGGCTGGGACTTCGAGACCCTCGTCCGCTACGACCTGCCCTTCGTCGGCATCGTCGGCAACAACTCCTCGATGAACCAGATCCGTTACGGCCAGGCCCAGAAGTACGGCGTGGAGCGCGAGCGGGTCGGCAACACCCTCGGCGACGTCCACTACGACAAGTTCGCCCAGATGCTGGGGGGTTACGGCGAGGAGGTCCGCGACCCCGCCGACATCGCCCCGGCGCTGCGGCGGGCCCGCGAGTCGGGCAAGCCGTCGCTCATCAACGTCTGGGTCGACCCGGACGCGTACGCCCCCGGAACCATGAACCAGACGATGTACAAGTGAGGTGCCCCCGATGACACCGACGACCCCCACGACCGCGGCGCCCCCCACCACGGGTACGCCGGCCAAGGCTCTCGAAGGCGTCCGCGTCCTCGACATGACACACGTCCAGTCCGGCCCCTCCGCCACCCAGCTGCTCGCCTGGCTGGGCGCGGACGTCGTCAAGCTGGAGGCGCCGACCGGTGACATCACGCGCAAACAGCTGCGTGACCTCCCGGACGTCGACTCCCTCTACTTCACGATGCTCAACTGCAACAAGCGCAGCATCACCCTCAACACCAAGACCGAACGCGGCAAGGAGATCCTGACCGAACTGATCCGGCGCTCCGACGTCATGGTCGAGAACTTCGGACCGGGCGCCGTCGACCGCATGGGCTTCACCTGGGACCGCATCCAGGAGATCAACCCGCGCATCGTCTACGCGTCCATCAAGGGCTTCGGGGACGGCCCGTACACCAACTTCAAGGCGTACGAGGTCGTCGCGCAGGCCATGGGGGGGTCGATGGCCACCACCGGCTTCGAGGACGGGCCGCCCCTGGCCACGGGCGCGCAGATCGGCGACTCGGGCACAGGTGTCCACGCGGTGGCGGGCATCCTCGCCGCCCTGTTCCAGCGGGAGAGCACCGGGCGCGGGCAGCGCGTGAACGTGGCGATGCAGCACGCGGTGCTCAATCTGTGCCGGGTCAAGCTCAGGGACCAGCAGCGCCTGGCGCACGGCCCGTTGGCCGAGTATCCCAACGAGGACTTCGGTGACGAGGTGCCCCGGTCCGGCAACGCGTCCGGCGGCGGCCAACCGGGCTGGGCGGTCAAGTGCGCGCCGGGCGGCCCCAACGACTACGTGTACGTCATCGTGCAGCCGGTCGGATGGAAGCCGATCACCGAGCTGATCGGCCGGCCGGAACTCGCCGACGACCCCGAGTGGGCCACCCCCGAGGCCCGGCTGCCCCAGCTCACCAAGATGTTCCAGCTCATCGAGGAGTGGTCGGCCACCCTCCCCAAGTGGGAGGTGCTGGAGCGGCTCAACGCCCACAACATCCCGTGCGGCCCGATCCTGTCCACCAAGGAGATCGTCGAGGACGAGTCCCTGGTCGCCAACGAGATGGTCGTGACGGTGCCGCACCCCGAGCGCGGCGAGTTCATGACGGTCGGCAGTCCGCTGAAGCTCTCCGACTCCCCCGTGGACGTCACCAGTTCGCCCCTGCTCGGCGAGCACAACGAAGAGGTCTACATCGGCGAGCTCGGCCTCGGCGACGAGGAACTGCGCCTGCTCAAGTCGAACGGAGTGATCTGAGTGATGGCCGAAGACCGGCTGCTGCGGGTGCGCACGCTCCTCGACTCCGTGCGCGCCGGGGGTCGCGCCGCGCTCACCGCGCCGGAGGGCAAGGTGATCGCCGACGCGTACGGGATCGCCGTACCGGGCGAGGAACTGGCGAGGGACGTCGACGAGGCGGTGGCGTACGCGGCGCGCTTCGGCGGGCCCGTCGTGATGAAGATCGTGTCCCCGGACATCCTGCACAAGACGGATGCCGGCGGTGTCGTCGTCGGCGTCGAGGGCGCGGCGGACGTGCGCGCCGCCTTCCACCGGATCGTCGAGAACGCGAAGGCCTACGACCCCCAGGCCCGCGTCGAGGGCGTCCAGGTACAGGAACTGCTCCCCCAGGGGCAGGAGGTCATCGTCGGCGCGGTGACCGACCCGACCTTCGGCAAGGTGGTGGCCTTCGGGCTCGGCGGTGTACTGGTCGAGGTCCTCAAGGACGTCACCTTCCGGCTCGCCCCCCTGAGCGCCGACGAGGCGCTGTCCATGCTGGACTCCATCCGGGCGGCCGAGATCCTGCGCGGGGTGCGTGGCGCGCCGCCGGTGGACCGGTGGGCGATCGCCGAGCAGATCCGCCGCGTCTCCGAACTCGTCTCGGACTTCCCGGAGATAGCCGAGGTCGACCTCAACCCGGTGATCGCCACCCCGGAGGGCGCCGTCGCCGCGGACATCCGGGTGATCCTCGCCGAGTCGCTCCCCAAAGAGCGCCGCAAGTACACCCGCGCGGAGATCCTCACCTCGATGCGCCGGCTGATGCAGCCCTCCTCGGTGGCGGTGATCGGCGCGTCCAACGAGCAGGGCAAGATCGGGAACTCGGTGATGCGCAACCTCGTGGACGGCGGCTTCGCCGGCGAGATCCACCCCGTGAACCCCAAGGCCGATGACATCCTGGGCCGCAAGGCGTACAAGAGTGTCACGGACGTTCCCGGTGAGGTGGACGTGGCGGTCTTCGCGATCCCCGCCAAGTTCGTGGCCGCGGCCCTGGAGGAGGTGGGACGCAAGGGTGTCCCCAACGCCGTGCTGATCCCCTCCGGGTTCGCGGAGACCGGTGAACAGGCGCTCCAGGACGAGATCGTGGCCATCGCCGAGCGGCACGGCGTCCGGCTGCTCGGGCCGAACATCTACGGCTACTACTCGACGTGGCAGGACCTCTGCGCCACGTTCTGCACGCCGTACGACGTCAAGGGCGGTGTCGCGCTGACCTCGCAGTCCGGCGGCATCGGCATGGCCATCCTGGGTTTCGCGCGCACCACGAGGACGGGCGTCTCCGCGATCGTCGGGCTCGGCAACAAGTCGGACCTGGACGAGGACGACCTGCTGACCTGGTTCGGCGAGGACCCGCACACCGAGTGCATCGCGATGCACCTGGAGGACCTCAAGGACGGCCGCGCCTTCGTGGAGGCCGCTCGGGCGACGGTCCCCAGGAAGCCGGTCGTGGTCCTGAAGGCGGGCCGCACCGCCGCCGGGGCGAAGGCCGCCGGTTCGCACACGGGCGCGCTCGCGGGCGACGACGCCGTGTACGAGGACATCCTGAAGCAGGCCGGCGTCATCAGGGCTCCCGGGCTGCGCGACATGCTGGAGTACGCGCGCGGACTGCCGGTGCTGCCCACCCCCCAGGGCGACAACGTGGTGATCATCACGGGCGCGGGCGGCAGCGGCGTCCTCCTCTCCGACGCCGTGACGGACAACGGCCTGACCCTGATGGAGATCCCGCCGGACCTGGACGCGTCCTTCAGGGCGTTCATCCCGCCCTTCGGAGCCGCGGGCAACCCGGTCGACATCACGGGCGGCGAGCCGCCGTCGACGTACGAGGCGACGATCCGGCTGGGCCTGGAGGATCCGCGCGTCCACGCCCTGGTCCTCGGCTACTGGCACACCATCGTCACCCCTCCCATGGTCTTCGCCGAGCTCACCGCGCGCGTGGTGGCCGAGTTCCGGGAACGGGGCGTCGAGAAGCCGGTGGTGGCGTCGCTCGCGGGCGACGTCGAGGTCGAGGAGGCCTGCCAGTACCTGTACGAGCGGGGGGTCGTGGCGTACCCGTACACGACCGAGACGCCGGTGGCGGTCCTGGGCGCCAAGTACCGCTGGGCGCGCGCGGCAGGCCTGTTGGGGGGCGGTTCATGAGGTGACCCAGGGCGGGAGCGGCCGACGGTGCGCGTCGGCCGCCCCCAGGACCCGTGCGCACACGAAAGGCATTTGGACAGGGGGCGCTGGCCAGATCTTTCGACGCAAGGGGTGCTGAACCGACATGACGACCACCGACCTATCGACATCCGTCCCCTACAGGGAGGTGACGGATCGCAACGGCCGCCTGTACCGCATCGGTGAGACCGACCGGGACATCATGGGGCGACCACGCTGGACCATGGTCCTCTTCCCCTGGATGGGGATGCTGGGCATCAGTTCCTCGGAGTACGCGTTCACCTCCGCCGAGGACACCCTGCACGACGCCCACCTGTGGAGCAGTGGGCACATCTTCTGGCTGATGGGCGTCTGGATCTTCTTCCAGGCGGCCGTGGCCTTCCCCGCCGGCCAACTGCGGGAGAGCGGACGGCTGCCCGCGCGGTACGCCATGATGCTCGGCGCGCTGGGCACGGTGCTGGGCTACATCTCGCTGGCGTTCGCACCGCACGTGATCGTCGCGTACCTCGGCTTCGGGATGTTCAGCGGCATCGGCGCCGGCCTTGTCTACGCGACCTGCGTGAACATGGTCGGCAAGTGGTTCCCGGAACGCAAGGGCGGCAAGACCGGCCTGGTCAACGGCGGTTTCGCCTACGGCTCGGTGCCCTTCGTCTTCCTGTTCACCTCGTACATGGACCTGGGCAACTACCGGACCGTCCTGGTGATGGTGGGCCTGGTCTGCTGCTCCGTGGTCGCGTTCGCGGGCTGGTTCTTCAAGGACCCGCCCAAGGGCTGGTGGCCGCCGCACGTGGACCCGCTGAAGGTGTCGTCCGACCCCAGGATCCGGCGGGCGCTGGAGAAGAACCCGCCGGCGGTGAAGCAGTACACCCCGAAGGAGGCCGCCCGCACACCCGTCCTGTGGATGATGTGGTTCTGTCTGCTGTGCACCGCGGGGATCAACATCTTCGGCATCGCCTTCCAGGTGCCGTTCGGCAAGGACATGGGGTTCGCGGGCGGGATCGTGGCCACCGCGATGTCCCTGAAGGCCATCGTCAACGGCACCGGCCGTGGGGTGATCGGCTGGATCTCCGACCGCTTCGGGCGCCGCAACACGCTGATCATCGTCTGTCTGGTGCTGGGCTCCGCGCAGTTCGGCGTGCTGGTCTCGGGCCAGATGGGCAGCATGCCGTTCTTCCTGTTCTGCTCCATGGTCTCCGGCTTCGGCGGCGGCGCGATCTTCCCGCTCTTCGCGGCCATGACGGCGGACTACTTCGGCGAGAACAACAACGCCTCCAACTACGGGATGGTCTACAGCTCGAAGCTGATCTCGGGCCTGGTGGGCTCCGGCATGGGCGCGGTCGTCGTCGGCGCGTGGGACTACCACGGCGCCTTCGTGCTCGCGGGCTCCATCGGCCTGGCCTCCGCCGTACTGGCGCTGTTCCTGAAATCACCGGGCACCCCCAAGGCCCGGAGCATCGTCCCCAACCCGCAACCGCTCGGCGAGGAGATGGCGTGACATGACGGCGGACCCCATCGCCACCGAGGGCGCGTCGGCCGAAACCGGCGCCCCGAACCGCTCGTACCGCGAAGTCACCGACTCCCGGGGCCGGGTCTACCGGATCGGCGAGACGGACCGGGACATCCTGGGCCACTCACGCAAGTTCATGGTGTACCTGCCGTGGATCGCCATGATGGCCATCAGCGTCTTCGAGTACGCGTACGGCTCGGCGGAGGACACCCTGTCCCACGCGCACGGCTGGACGCAGAGCAACACCTTCTGGATCCTGAGCGTCTGGGTCTTCTTCCAGGCCGGCATAGCCTTCCCGGCGGGCTGGATGCGGGAGAAGGGCATTCTCACCGCCCGCAGGGCCATGTACACCGGCGCGTTCATGTGCGTGCTCGGCTTCCTCGCCCTGTCGCACCTGAGCAACGTGCTGCTGGCCATCCTGGGCTTCGGTGTCATCGGCGGCATCGGCTCGGGCCTGGTGTACGCGACGTGCATCAACATGGTCGGCAAGTGGTTCCCCGAACGGCGTGGCGCCAGGACGGGCTTCGTCAACGGCGGATTCGCCTACGGCTCGCTGCCCTTCATCTTCATCTTCAACTACGCCTTCGACACCGGGAACTACCATCGCGTGCTCGACCTCATCGGGTGCTACGTGATGATCGTCGTGCTGTCCTGCGCGTTCTTCTTCAAGGACCCGCCGAAGAACTGGTGGCCGGCGGACATCGACCCGCTGACCCACGGCGGCGACACCAAGACCGCGGCGAGCCTCGCCAAGAACCCTCCCGCGGTGAAGCAGTACACACCGAAGGAGGCGGTCAGGACGGGCGTGCTCCCCCTGATGTGGATCACTCTGGTGATGACCGCGGGTGTGTCCATCTTCGGGATCTCCTTCCAGGTCGACTTCGCCAAGGAGGTGGGCTTCGGTCCTCTGGTGGCGGCGTCCTCGATGGGCATCATGGCCGTCATCAACGGCATCGGCCGCGCCGTGGTGGGCTGGCTGTCCGACACCTGGGGCCGCAAGCCGACCCTGGTGTTCGTCATCGTCGTCCTGGGGCTCGCGCAGTTCGGCGTGATCTGGGCCGGGAACGTCAGGAGCGAGTGGCTCTTCCTGTTCTTCGCCTTCCTCTCCGGGTTCGGCGGCGGTGCGTTCTACCCGATGTTCGCGGCTCTGACCCCGGACTACTTCGGCGAGAACTACAACGCCACCAACTACGGCCTGGTGTACAGCGGCAAGCTGGTCAGCGGTCTGTTCGGCGGCGGACTCGGCTCGATGGTGGTCGCCGCCTGGGGCTACGACGGCGCGTACGCGCTGGCCGGCGGCATCTCGATGGCGGCGGCGGCGATCGCGCTGCTGCTGAAACAGCCGGGACGCGACGGCGGGGTGAGCGGGACCCCGCAGCCGGCCGGCTGACACAACGGGACCGCACCGAGCGGTACTCGCGTGGTCGTACGGACATCAGGCGGCCCTCCCCACGTGGCGCGTGTGGGGAGGGCCGCCTGACGTGGCGCAGCGGGTCTAGTGCCGCCTCTCGCGGAGGGCGGCGAGACGGTCGTGGCCGATCTTCGCGTGCCGCAGTGACTGCCCGGGGTCCGTGGCACTCGGGGCGTTGTCCTGCTCGACCATCGGGTTGTGGTAACTCCGGTCGCCGACACGGGAGAAGAACGTGGTGTAGTCGATGACGCCGGTGCCGAAGGGCACCATGTCGTACCCCATGCCGTTCGTGGTGTTGACGACGCCGTCCTTGGCGTGGAAGAGCGGGTAGCGCTTGTTGTTGCGGACGACGAGCCCCGCGGGGTCGAAGACCTTCTCCCGGGTGGACCCGTCGTGGGCGGTGTACGTGCGGAACTTGTACTGGGCCACGTGCGCCCAGAAGATGTCCATCTCCAGCCAGACCACCTTCGGGTCGGTGACCTTCAGGAAGTACTCCAGTTTGCGGATGCCCGAACCGCGGGTCGGCCGGCCCTGGTCGTCCAGCGGCCCCCCGTCGAGCAGGAAGCCGTACGCCGCGTCGTGGTTGTGGGTGTACAGCTTGAGACCGGCGCGGCGGGCGATCCCGCCGAGCGCGTTCCACTTGTCCGCGGCGACGTCCCAGTCGGCCCGGTAGGCGCTGCCGGTGGGGTCGCCGCCGGTACCCACGTGAGCCATGCCGAGGATGTTGGCGATCTCCAGGTGTTTCTTGAAGGTGTCCAGGTCGGGTGTGGTCAGCGGCCAGGACGACGGTATGAATCCGTGGTTGCCCTGGGCCCGCAGCCCGTAGTCGTCGAGCCAGGAGCGCAACAGCCTGGCGCCCTCCACGGACTCCAGGTTCGCCCCGCCGGGGGCGTTGGCGTGCTGGCCGTACCCGGCGAACTCCACCTGCCGGTAGCCGTAGCGCGAGAGCTGCTTGAAGACCTCGCGGAAGCCGGAGGGCAGGTCGGTGGAGAGCGGGTCACGGCCCGTCGCGTCACGGACGGTGTAGAGGATGATGCCGCGCCGGTTCGCGGGCACGAGGACGTCACCGCCGTGGCCGTGGCCGTGGTCGTGGCCTCTGCCCCGGTCGTGGGCGAGGGCGGGGGACGCGCCGAGGACGGGGGCGGCGATCGCCGCGGTCGCGGCGGCGGTGCAGGTGCTGAGGAAGCGGCGGCGGTTGAGTCCGAGCGTGCGACGCAGGGCGTCGCCGACTGCGGGTTCGTCGTTGAACGCGGTCACGGTTTCCCTCTTTCGGGTCGGTGTTCAGCGGTGCCGGGTGCCGGAGCATGTGCTGCCAGGGCGCGGGCCGGGGGCGTGCCGGACAGGTGCGGGGAGGCGCGGCGGACGCGCGGCGAGGCGCGCGGCGAGGCGCGCGGCGGGATGCGCGGCGGGATGCGTTGTCAGTGGCGCGTGTTTCACTGTCCGTAGTCGCTCGCCGGGCCGCGTCACGCGAGACCGGCCAGGCCGAGCAGCAGGGATTTCACTTCGGTGGCCGCGATGCGGCCGGTTTTGGTGCGGGGGTGGAGCAGATGAGGAGCGGACCTTCGTCGTCGCTCGCGGGAAGGCGGCCGTGGCTGCCGCGAAGAGCCGAGGGGTCGAGGGGCACGACCGCCATGCGGTAGCGCAGTCCCAGCTTCTTGCGGGCCGGCGCCGTGGCGGCCTTCACCTTCACGTAGGCGTCGAGGGGGTCCGTGAACGGTTCGGCCGGGTCGTAGCCGGGTTTGCGGTGGATCTCGACGAGCCGCGCGAAGTCGGGGGCGCGGGCGTCGTCGAGCCAGTAGTAGTACGTGAACCAGGCGTCCGGTTCGGCGACGGCGACGAGTTCGCCGGAGCGGGGATGGTCGAGGTGGTGGGCCTTCTTGCCCTCGTCGTCGAGGAGCCGCTCGATGCCGGCCAGGCCGGCGAGCGCGGCCCTGGTGGCGTCCAGGTCCTCGGGCCGGCGCACGTAGACGTGGGCGATCTGGTGGTCGGCGACCGCGAAGGCGCGGGAGGCCATCGGGTCGAGGTACTCCATGCCGTCCTGGGTGTGCGTGTGAACCGTGTGCCGCGGCCGGGCCGCGGTGGGCGGCGTTCGCCGGCTGGGACGGACGCCGCCCGCCGCGGGGCTAGTCGTTGCCGCCGAACGCCGCGTCGAAGGAGGCCGACGGCGGCTCGAAGTCGTACGCCCTGAGGCGGGTCAGGGCCTCGGGTGCGCCCTGGAGCCGGTCCATTCCGGCGTCCTCCCACTCGACCGAGACGGGACCCGAGTAGTCGATGGAGCGCAGCATGCGGAAGACGTCCTCCCAGGGCACGTCGCCGTGGCCCGCGGAGACGAAGTCCCAGCCGCGGCGCGGGTCCCCCCAGGGCAGGTGCGATCCGAGGCGGCCGTTGCGTCCGTCGAGCCGCTTGCGGGCCTCCTTGCAGTCGACGTGGTAGATGCGGTCGCGGAAGTCGTAGAGGAAACCGACCGGGTCGAGGTCCTGCCACACGAAGTGCGAGGGGTCGAAGTTCAGCCCGAACGCGGGCCGGTGGCCGACCGCCTTCAGGGCCTCGTGGGTGGTCCAGTAGTCGTAGGCGATCTCGCTGGGGTGGACCTCGTGCGCGAACCGGACGCCCTGCGCGTCGAAGACGTCCAGGATCGGGTTCCAGCGTGTCGCGAAGTCCTCGTAGCCGCGTGCGATCATCGATTCGGGTGCGGGCGGGAACATGGCGACCAGGTGCCAGATGGCCGAGCCCGTGAAGCCGATGACGGTGTCGACCCCGAGGGCCGCGGCGGCCCGCGCGGTGTCGGCGATCTCGGCGGCGGCCCGTCGCCGTACGCCTTCGGGTTCGCCGTCGCCCCAGATGCGGGCGGGCAGGATGGCCCGGTGGCGTTCGTCGATGATGGCGTCGCAGACGGCCTGGCCGACCAGGTGGTTGGAGATCGCCCAGCACTTCAGGCCGTACTTGTCGAGGAGTGCGTGCCGGGACTCGATGTAGGTGGGGTCGGCGAGCGCCTTGTCGACCTCGAAGTGGTCGCCCCAGCAGGCGAGTTCGAGTCCGTCGTAGCCGAAGTCCCGGGCGAGCCGGCAGACCTCTTCGAGCGGCAGGTCGGCCCACTGGCCGGTGAAGAGTGTGAAGGTGCGCGGCATGGCTAGAGGTCTCCTCGAACCGCTGGGGAGGCGGCAGTCACGGGTGTGACGGCCACGGGGGTGTAGACGGAGTTCTTCTCGGCGCTCTCCTCGACCGCCGCGAGGACGCGCTGTACCTGTAGGCCGTCCGCGAAGGACGGCACGGGCCGCCGGCCGGCCGCCACCGCTCGCACCAGGTCGTGGGCCTGGTGGGTGAAGGTGTGTTCGTAGCCGAGGCCGTGGCCCGGCGGCCACCACGCGTCCAGGTAGGGGTGGTCGGGTTCGGTGACGAGGATGCGGCGGAAGCCGGCGTGGGTGCCGGGCTCGGTGTGGTCGTGGTACGAGAGTTCGTTGAGCCGTTCCAGGTCGAAGGCCAACGAGCCGCGCTCGCCGTTGAGTTCGATGCGCAGGGCGTTCTTGCGTCCGGTCGCGAACCGGGACGCCTCGAAGGAGGCGAGGGCGCCGGAGGCGAAGCGGCCGGTGAAGAGGGCGGCGTCGTCGACGGTCACGATGCCGAGGCCGGCCCGGTCGGACACGGTTGACAGACCGCTCGACGCGGCGGCGGGGAGCGGCCGCTGCCGTACGAAGGTCTCGGTGAGCGCGGAGACCCCGATGACCGGTTCGCCCGCCAGGTACTGGGCGAGGTCGATGATGTGCGCCCCGAGGTCGCCGAGCGCGCCGGACCCCGCACGTTCTCTGCGCAGTCGCCAGGTGAGCGGGAACTCCGGGTCCACCAGCCAGTCCTGGAGGTACGTCACCCGTACGTGCCGCAGGGTGCCCAGTCGCCCTTCGCCGACCATGGTCCGGGCCAGCGAGGTCGCGGGCAGCCGACGGTAGTTGAAGCCGACCATGGCCACCTGGCCGCGGGCGGCGGCTGCTTCGGCGGCCGCCGTCATCGCTTCCGCCTCCTCGACGGTGTTGGCGAGCGGCTTCTCGCACAGCACGTGCTTGCCGGCGGCGAGGGCGGCGAGCGCGATCTCGGCGTGGCTGTCGCCGGGGGTGCAGATGTCGACGAGGTCGACGTCGTCACGGGCGATCAGCGCACGCCAGTCGGTCTCGGCCGCCGCCCAGCCGTGCCGGTCGGCCATGGCGCGGACGCCTTCCGCGTCACGGCCGCAGACGGCGGCGAGGACCGGGCGGCGCGGCAGGTCGAAGACGCGGCCCACGGTGCGCCAGCCCTGGGAGTGGGCGGCGCCCATGAACGCGTACCCGACCATGCCCACGCCGAGCACCGGCTTGTCGGCCTCCCGCACCCCGGACCCCCGTACCGGGGTGCTCGTGGCCGCCGTCCCCCGCACCGGGGTCTCCCCCGGTGCGGCCTCCCTCTCGGCCGCCGCCTCGCTCACGGCGACGTCCCCCGCGGGTGCCGCCGCCCCGGCCTGATCCACTCGGGCCGCCTCCGCCCCGGCCTGCTCGCGCTGGTGCGGCTCTCCCATACGGATGTCCTCCTCGTCGTGACGCTGTGGGGGATGTGGGCGCGGCGGATCACTTGAAGCCGGTGGACATGTACTGACCGACGTTGTCCTTGTCGACGACGGCGGAGTAGAGGGTGAGCGAGGCCGGGATCTCGAACTCGGCGAGGCCGCCCACCCCCTTGCCCTGACCGAGCGCTCGGGCCAGGTCGATCGCGGACGCAGCCATGGTCGGCGGGTACAGGACGGTGGCCTTCAGGACGCTGTTGCCGGCCTCGATGG includes:
- the frc gene encoding formyl-CoA transferase, encoding MTPTTPTTAAPPTTGTPAKALEGVRVLDMTHVQSGPSATQLLAWLGADVVKLEAPTGDITRKQLRDLPDVDSLYFTMLNCNKRSITLNTKTERGKEILTELIRRSDVMVENFGPGAVDRMGFTWDRIQEINPRIVYASIKGFGDGPYTNFKAYEVVAQAMGGSMATTGFEDGPPLATGAQIGDSGTGVHAVAGILAALFQRESTGRGQRVNVAMQHAVLNLCRVKLRDQQRLAHGPLAEYPNEDFGDEVPRSGNASGGGQPGWAVKCAPGGPNDYVYVIVQPVGWKPITELIGRPELADDPEWATPEARLPQLTKMFQLIEEWSATLPKWEVLERLNAHNIPCGPILSTKEIVEDESLVANEMVVTVPHPERGEFMTVGSPLKLSDSPVDVTSSPLLGEHNEEVYIGELGLGDEELRLLKSNGVI
- a CDS encoding acetate--CoA ligase family protein codes for the protein MAEDRLLRVRTLLDSVRAGGRAALTAPEGKVIADAYGIAVPGEELARDVDEAVAYAARFGGPVVMKIVSPDILHKTDAGGVVVGVEGAADVRAAFHRIVENAKAYDPQARVEGVQVQELLPQGQEVIVGAVTDPTFGKVVAFGLGGVLVEVLKDVTFRLAPLSADEALSMLDSIRAAEILRGVRGAPPVDRWAIAEQIRRVSELVSDFPEIAEVDLNPVIATPEGAVAADIRVILAESLPKERRKYTRAEILTSMRRLMQPSSVAVIGASNEQGKIGNSVMRNLVDGGFAGEIHPVNPKADDILGRKAYKSVTDVPGEVDVAVFAIPAKFVAAALEEVGRKGVPNAVLIPSGFAETGEQALQDEIVAIAERHGVRLLGPNIYGYYSTWQDLCATFCTPYDVKGGVALTSQSGGIGMAILGFARTTRTGVSAIVGLGNKSDLDEDDLLTWFGEDPHTECIAMHLEDLKDGRAFVEAARATVPRKPVVVLKAGRTAAGAKAAGSHTGALAGDDAVYEDILKQAGVIRAPGLRDMLEYARGLPVLPTPQGDNVVIITGAGGSGVLLSDAVTDNGLTLMEIPPDLDASFRAFIPPFGAAGNPVDITGGEPPSTYEATIRLGLEDPRVHALVLGYWHTIVTPPMVFAELTARVVAEFRERGVEKPVVASLAGDVEVEEACQYLYERGVVAYPYTTETPVAVLGAKYRWARAAGLLGGGS
- a CDS encoding OFA family MFS transporter; translated protein: MTTTDLSTSVPYREVTDRNGRLYRIGETDRDIMGRPRWTMVLFPWMGMLGISSSEYAFTSAEDTLHDAHLWSSGHIFWLMGVWIFFQAAVAFPAGQLRESGRLPARYAMMLGALGTVLGYISLAFAPHVIVAYLGFGMFSGIGAGLVYATCVNMVGKWFPERKGGKTGLVNGGFAYGSVPFVFLFTSYMDLGNYRTVLVMVGLVCCSVVAFAGWFFKDPPKGWWPPHVDPLKVSSDPRIRRALEKNPPAVKQYTPKEAARTPVLWMMWFCLLCTAGINIFGIAFQVPFGKDMGFAGGIVATAMSLKAIVNGTGRGVIGWISDRFGRRNTLIIVCLVLGSAQFGVLVSGQMGSMPFFLFCSMVSGFGGGAIFPLFAAMTADYFGENNNASNYGMVYSSKLISGLVGSGMGAVVVGAWDYHGAFVLAGSIGLASAVLALFLKSPGTPKARSIVPNPQPLGEEMA
- a CDS encoding OFA family MFS transporter, producing MTADPIATEGASAETGAPNRSYREVTDSRGRVYRIGETDRDILGHSRKFMVYLPWIAMMAISVFEYAYGSAEDTLSHAHGWTQSNTFWILSVWVFFQAGIAFPAGWMREKGILTARRAMYTGAFMCVLGFLALSHLSNVLLAILGFGVIGGIGSGLVYATCINMVGKWFPERRGARTGFVNGGFAYGSLPFIFIFNYAFDTGNYHRVLDLIGCYVMIVVLSCAFFFKDPPKNWWPADIDPLTHGGDTKTAASLAKNPPAVKQYTPKEAVRTGVLPLMWITLVMTAGVSIFGISFQVDFAKEVGFGPLVAASSMGIMAVINGIGRAVVGWLSDTWGRKPTLVFVIVVLGLAQFGVIWAGNVRSEWLFLFFAFLSGFGGGAFYPMFAALTPDYFGENYNATNYGLVYSGKLVSGLFGGGLGSMVVAAWGYDGAYALAGGISMAAAAIALLLKQPGRDGGVSGTPQPAG
- a CDS encoding sugar phosphate isomerase/epimerase family protein, with translation MTAFNDEPAVGDALRRTLGLNRRRFLSTCTAAATAAIAAPVLGASPALAHDRGRGHDHGHGHGGDVLVPANRRGIILYTVRDATGRDPLSTDLPSGFREVFKQLSRYGYRQVEFAGYGQHANAPGGANLESVEGARLLRSWLDDYGLRAQGNHGFIPSSWPLTTPDLDTFKKHLEIANILGMAHVGTGGDPTGSAYRADWDVAADKWNALGGIARRAGLKLYTHNHDAAYGFLLDGGPLDDQGRPTRGSGIRKLEYFLKVTDPKVVWLEMDIFWAHVAQYKFRTYTAHDGSTREKVFDPAGLVVRNNKRYPLFHAKDGVVNTTNGMGYDMVPFGTGVIDYTTFFSRVGDRSYHNPMVEQDNAPSATDPGQSLRHAKIGHDRLAALRERRH
- a CDS encoding sugar phosphate isomerase/epimerase family protein yields the protein MPRTFTLFTGQWADLPLEEVCRLARDFGYDGLELACWGDHFEVDKALADPTYIESRHALLDKYGLKCWAISNHLVGQAVCDAIIDERHRAILPARIWGDGEPEGVRRRAAAEIADTARAAAALGVDTVIGFTGSAIWHLVAMFPPAPESMIARGYEDFATRWNPILDVFDAQGVRFAHEVHPSEIAYDYWTTHEALKAVGHRPAFGLNFDPSHFVWQDLDPVGFLYDFRDRIYHVDCKEARKRLDGRNGRLGSHLPWGDPRRGWDFVSAGHGDVPWEDVFRMLRSIDYSGPVSVEWEDAGMDRLQGAPEALTRLRAYDFEPPSASFDAAFGGND
- a CDS encoding Gfo/Idh/MocA family protein; this translates as MVGYAFMGAAHSQGWRTVGRVFDLPRRPVLAAVCGRDAEGVRAMADRHGWAAAETDWRALIARDDVDLVDICTPGDSHAEIALAALAAGKHVLCEKPLANTVEEAEAMTAAAEAAAARGQVAMVGFNYRRLPATSLARTMVGEGRLGTLRHVRVTYLQDWLVDPEFPLTWRLRRERAGSGALGDLGAHIIDLAQYLAGEPVIGVSALTETFVRQRPLPAAASSGLSTVSDRAGLGIVTVDDAALFTGRFASGALASFEASRFATGRKNALRIELNGERGSLAFDLERLNELSYHDHTEPGTHAGFRRILVTEPDHPYLDAWWPPGHGLGYEHTFTHQAHDLVRAVAAGRRPVPSFADGLQVQRVLAAVEESAEKNSVYTPVAVTPVTAASPAVRGDL